The Deinococcus sp. Marseille-Q6407 genome has a window encoding:
- a CDS encoding GNAT family N-acetyltransferase: MNRVGPVELEGALVRLEPLRPEHAPELIAAASDGRLWELWYTSVPAPQDMAAEIERRLRLQAAGSMVPFSIRRRSDGRLVGQTSYMNIDQSLPRVEIGSTWLAASTHGKGLNAEAKRLLLAHAFGALGCPAVELRTHWLNTQSRAAIERLGAKLDGILRAHTRAQDGTLRDTCVYSITQSEWPAVRSGLDHRLGRHLPQG, from the coding sequence GTGAACCGAGTGGGGCCGGTGGAGTTAGAAGGGGCGCTGGTCCGACTGGAACCGCTGCGCCCCGAACACGCCCCGGAGCTGATCGCCGCCGCGAGTGACGGCCGACTCTGGGAGCTGTGGTACACCAGCGTGCCCGCGCCGCAGGACATGGCGGCTGAAATTGAACGGCGGCTGCGCCTCCAGGCGGCCGGCAGCATGGTGCCTTTCAGCATCCGCCGCCGCAGCGATGGGCGCCTGGTGGGTCAGACCAGTTACATGAACATCGACCAGAGCCTGCCACGGGTGGAAATCGGCAGCACCTGGCTGGCCGCCAGCACTCATGGCAAAGGCCTGAACGCTGAGGCCAAACGGCTGCTGCTGGCCCACGCTTTTGGGGCGCTGGGCTGCCCGGCGGTGGAGCTGCGAACCCACTGGCTGAACACTCAGTCACGGGCGGCTATTGAGCGGCTGGGCGCCAAGCTGGACGGCATTCTGCGGGCGCATACCCGCGCCCAGGACGGCACCCTGCGTGACACCTGCGTGTATTCCATCACCCAGAGCGAGTGGCCAGCGGTCAGAAGTGGCCTGGATCACCGCCTGGGCCGGCATCTGCCTCAGGGCTGA
- the ffh gene encoding signal recognition particle protein: protein MFESLGNKLQDILAKVGGKDKLSEEQVKATMREIRMALLEADVNFAVAKDFVATVSEQMVGQKVGGVSGELDAGQTIIKLVHDELVNMLGGEKAEPTLQPGRNVWFMVGLQGAGKTTSTGKLAQLYKKQGKKILLVAADTQRPAARDQLEVLARQVGVPVLKVEDGEAPATTRERIEAQLAERPADLVIVDTAGRLQVDAALMNDLAALKRELRPTETMLVVDAMTGQEALNVARNFDEQVQVTGLIMTKLDGDARGGAALSARSVTGRPIYFAGVSEKLNGLEPFYPDRIAGRILGMGDVMGLIERAEAAQLTGPTDKQPGDFDLDDLLGQLRQIRRMGPIAELIKLIPGMSRALPEGFTVDEKEVQRIDAMISAMTLEERRNPRIINASRRERVAKGSGHEVADVNKLLKMHEQMKMMMKMLQGMQDGKMPNMPGMPGMGMPGTPQRKGFRNPPRK, encoded by the coding sequence ATGTTTGAATCCCTCGGAAACAAGTTGCAGGACATCCTGGCGAAGGTGGGCGGCAAGGACAAACTGAGCGAAGAGCAGGTCAAAGCGACCATGCGTGAAATTCGTATGGCACTGCTCGAAGCGGACGTGAACTTCGCGGTGGCCAAGGATTTTGTGGCGACAGTCAGCGAGCAGATGGTGGGACAGAAGGTGGGCGGCGTGAGCGGCGAGCTGGACGCTGGCCAGACCATCATCAAGCTGGTGCATGACGAGCTGGTGAACATGCTGGGCGGCGAGAAGGCCGAACCTACCTTGCAGCCAGGCCGCAACGTGTGGTTCATGGTGGGCCTGCAGGGCGCCGGCAAGACCACCAGCACCGGCAAGCTGGCCCAGCTGTACAAGAAACAGGGCAAAAAGATTCTGCTGGTGGCGGCCGACACCCAGCGCCCCGCGGCCCGAGACCAGCTGGAAGTGCTGGCCCGGCAGGTCGGCGTGCCGGTGCTGAAGGTGGAAGACGGCGAAGCTCCCGCCACGACCCGTGAACGTATCGAAGCCCAGCTGGCCGAAAGACCCGCTGATCTGGTGATTGTGGATACCGCCGGCCGCCTGCAGGTGGACGCCGCGCTGATGAACGACCTCGCCGCCCTCAAGCGGGAGCTGCGGCCCACCGAAACCATGCTGGTGGTGGACGCCATGACCGGTCAGGAAGCGCTGAATGTGGCCCGCAACTTTGATGAGCAGGTGCAGGTAACCGGCCTGATCATGACCAAGCTGGACGGCGACGCGCGCGGCGGTGCGGCCCTCAGCGCCCGTAGCGTGACCGGCCGCCCGATCTACTTTGCCGGGGTTTCCGAGAAGCTGAATGGTCTGGAGCCGTTCTACCCTGACCGCATTGCCGGGCGCATTCTGGGGATGGGCGACGTGATGGGCCTGATCGAGCGGGCCGAGGCGGCCCAGCTGACCGGCCCTACCGATAAGCAGCCGGGCGACTTCGACCTGGACGATCTGCTGGGACAGCTGCGTCAGATTCGCCGCATGGGCCCCATCGCCGAGTTGATCAAGTTGATTCCCGGCATGAGCCGCGCCCTACCCGAGGGCTTCACGGTAGATGAAAAGGAAGTGCAGCGCATTGACGCCATGATCAGCGCCATGACGCTGGAAGAACGCCGTAATCCCCGCATCATCAATGCCAGCCGCCGTGAGCGTGTCGCCAAGGGCTCCGGGCACGAGGTGGCTGACGTGAACAAGTTGCTGAAGATGCACGAGCAGATGAAGATGATGATGAAGATGCTGCAGGGCATGCAGGACGGAAAAATGCCAAATATGCCCGGCATGCCGGGAATGGGAATGCCGGGCACGCCCCAGCGCAAAGGTTTCCGTAACCCGCCCCGCAAGTAA
- a CDS encoding transposase → MYKQASGERAHILSQRILDIPETLYQRRSLEASLHLFHSPGQKTNFSQAEGVSPSALSRFFNIYDWDSDRCWEEMQDFQRRILLDTARHKRRPRLRLSVDLTTVEKVGTQLPYVSVYNGRHGIHLVVLFAEYGELKFPISYRIYQGKHTSTPVTLALDLLEEVPDFVGKRFQVCVLADSGFESAVFLDGVQRLGFEFVVGVRSNRRTDHPGQVTVADCPHGGYVNLANWPLETLSLGRMDRGDREFFAVSSELLEGDDILAEGKRRWALESFFKEGKHQFGLAQFALRTARGLDRWILMVFLAFTLTMLYRSEDMTLKEAARLALYTLFPVVRLNHLLSQLQKEREFLLQHGYSLSYARCNS, encoded by the coding sequence GTGTACAAACAGGCTTCAGGGGAGCGCGCCCATATTCTCTCACAGCGGATTCTGGACATTCCAGAGACGCTGTACCAACGGCGAAGCCTGGAGGCTTCGCTGCACCTCTTCCACAGTCCAGGTCAGAAGACCAACTTCAGCCAGGCTGAGGGAGTCAGTCCCAGTGCACTCAGCCGTTTCTTCAACATCTATGACTGGGATTCAGACCGCTGCTGGGAAGAGATGCAGGACTTCCAGAGGCGCATCCTGCTGGATACAGCTCGTCACAAACGCCGACCTCGGTTGCGGCTCAGCGTGGATCTGACCACGGTGGAAAAGGTGGGAACTCAGCTGCCCTATGTCAGTGTGTACAACGGTAGGCACGGCATCCATCTGGTGGTCTTGTTCGCCGAATATGGGGAACTGAAGTTCCCCATTTCTTACCGGATCTACCAGGGCAAGCACACCAGCACCCCGGTCACACTGGCCCTCGACTTGCTGGAAGAGGTGCCAGACTTCGTGGGGAAACGCTTTCAGGTCTGCGTACTGGCGGACAGCGGATTCGAATCCGCTGTCTTTCTGGACGGTGTGCAGCGCCTGGGTTTCGAGTTCGTGGTGGGTGTGAGGAGCAACCGGCGCACAGACCATCCTGGACAGGTGACGGTGGCGGACTGTCCGCATGGGGGGTACGTCAACCTCGCCAACTGGCCTCTGGAAACGCTGTCTCTGGGGAGGATGGACCGTGGGGACCGCGAATTCTTCGCGGTGTCGTCTGAGCTGTTAGAGGGGGATGACATCCTGGCCGAAGGAAAACGGCGCTGGGCGCTGGAATCCTTTTTTAAGGAGGGAAAGCATCAGTTTGGGTTGGCGCAGTTCGCGCTGCGAACTGCCAGGGGTCTGGACCGCTGGATTTTGATGGTCTTCCTGGCCTTCACCCTGACCATGCTGTACCGCTCTGAGGACATGACCTTGAAAGAGGCGGCACGCCTGGCCCTCTACACCCTGTTCCCCGTAGTCAGGCTCAACCATCTTCTGAGTCAGCTCCAAAAAGAACGAGAATTTCTTCTCCAGCACGGCTATTCGCTCAGCTATGCAAGGTGCAACTCATGA
- the aroQ gene encoding type II 3-dehydroquinate dehydratase, with amino-acid sequence MILVLNGPNLNCLGTREPGIYGSGTLADLEGLCERWAGELGTSVQCRQSNFEGQLIEWIQEAEAAGFEGIVLNPGAFTHYSYAIRDAIAGQLLPVVEVHISHVDAREEFRRISVVAPVCRGKLSGFGFLGYRLALEALVTAP; translated from the coding sequence ATGATTCTGGTCCTGAACGGCCCCAACCTCAACTGCCTCGGTACCCGCGAACCGGGCATTTACGGCTCCGGCACCCTAGCCGACCTGGAAGGGCTGTGTGAGCGGTGGGCCGGGGAACTGGGCACCAGCGTGCAGTGCCGCCAGAGTAACTTCGAAGGCCAGCTGATCGAGTGGATTCAGGAAGCGGAGGCCGCAGGCTTTGAAGGCATCGTGCTGAATCCGGGGGCGTTTACCCATTATTCCTACGCTATCCGCGACGCCATTGCCGGGCAGCTGCTGCCGGTGGTGGAAGTTCACATCAGCCACGTGGACGCCCGCGAGGAGTTTCGCCGCATCAGCGTGGTGGCGCCGGTCTGCCGCGGCAAGCTGAGCGGGTTCGGGTTCCTGGGCTACCGGCTGGCGCTGGAAGCGCTGGTGACTGCCCCGTGA